From a region of the Mycobacterium sp. SMC-8 genome:
- a CDS encoding DUF3159 domain-containing protein, with amino-acid sequence MTGTPTPASALLARAGGIRGLVYTALPVTTFAALNSVAGLTPALIAAVVAGACVLAWQLVHRESTRPALFGFAGVAVGAGFALVTGQAKDFYLPGIWLYLMMAVLFTGSVIVRRPLIGVVWAWMTGRDGTWRRTRRVRTAFDLVTLMMAAVSATRFGVQFYLYDTDQDGILAVARIAMGWPVFLVTSTLIFLAIRTAMRALPKGGEPA; translated from the coding sequence ATGACGGGCACCCCGACTCCGGCCTCGGCGCTGCTGGCGCGTGCCGGCGGCATCCGCGGACTCGTATACACCGCGCTGCCGGTCACGACGTTCGCCGCGCTCAACTCGGTTGCCGGGTTGACACCCGCACTGATCGCGGCGGTGGTCGCCGGGGCGTGCGTGCTGGCCTGGCAGCTGGTGCACCGCGAGTCCACCCGGCCCGCGCTGTTCGGTTTCGCCGGAGTCGCAGTGGGCGCGGGTTTCGCGTTGGTCACCGGGCAGGCCAAGGACTTCTACCTTCCCGGCATCTGGCTGTATCTGATGATGGCGGTCCTGTTCACCGGCTCGGTCATCGTCCGCCGGCCGTTGATCGGGGTCGTGTGGGCGTGGATGACCGGGCGCGACGGCACCTGGCGGCGAACCCGCCGTGTCCGCACGGCCTTCGACCTGGTGACGCTGATGATGGCGGCGGTGTCGGCGACGCGGTTCGGGGTGCAGTTCTATCTTTACGACACCGACCAGGACGGCATACTCGCCGTGGCGAGGATCGCCATGGGGTGGCCGGTGTTCCTGGTGACGTCGACGTTGATCTTCCTGGCCATCCGCACGGCGATGCGTGCGCTGCCCAAGGGCGGCGAGCCCGCCTAA
- the wrbA gene encoding NAD(P)H:quinone oxidoreductase: MTKLAVIYYSATGHGTAMAHRVATAAEAAGAEVRVRHVAETRDPETFANNPAWMANYQATKDLPAATGDDIVWADAVIFGSPTRFGNMASQFRTFIDSLGGLWAQGKLADKVYAGFTSSQTAHGGQETTLITLYITLMHFGGIIVPPGYTDAIKFADGNPYGVGHITGPENRNELDDTTLAALDHLARRVVGVADRLH, from the coding sequence ATGACGAAACTGGCGGTCATCTACTACTCGGCGACGGGCCACGGCACTGCCATGGCCCACCGTGTCGCGACCGCGGCCGAGGCGGCCGGCGCCGAGGTACGGGTGCGGCACGTCGCCGAGACCCGCGACCCCGAGACATTCGCCAACAACCCCGCGTGGATGGCGAATTATCAAGCGACGAAGGACCTTCCGGCCGCGACCGGCGACGACATCGTGTGGGCGGACGCGGTGATCTTCGGCTCCCCCACCCGCTTCGGCAACATGGCCTCGCAATTCCGGACGTTCATCGACTCCCTCGGTGGGCTGTGGGCGCAGGGCAAGCTCGCCGACAAGGTGTACGCCGGATTCACGTCGTCCCAAACCGCCCACGGCGGCCAGGAGACCACGCTGATCACCCTGTACATCACGCTGATGCACTTCGGCGGCATCATCGTGCCGCCCGGATACACCGACGCGATCAAGTTCGCCGACGGCAACCCGTACGGCGTCGGCCACATCACCGGCCCCGAGAACCGCAACGAGCTCGACGACACGACGCTGGCCGCGCTCGATCACCTGGCCCGGCGGGTCGTCGGCGTCGCCGACCGGCTGCATTAG
- a CDS encoding NAD(P)/FAD-dependent oxidoreductase produces the protein MELTVVGSGPNGLAAAVICARAGLSVRVIEAQATPGGGARTLPDPEFGGVTHDICSAVHPLALASPFFSEFDLRARGVTLAVPEVSYGNPLLGRPAAIGYRDIERTCAELDHGASWRRLLGPLVADCDGVVGLLLGDKRSIPPSLPAAVRVAPRLLAQGTPAWGTLVGEDARALFTGVAAHTISRMPSLVSAGAGLMLATLGHAVGWPIPVGGSQAVPDALIADLRAHGGELILGETVTSPPAGVVLYDTAPTALLDIYGDRLPERYAKTLRRYRYGPGVAKVDFVLSGEIPWRDARLADTPTLHLGGDRATMALAEKEIAAGRHPQWPMVLASLPHLADPGRIDAQGRRPLWTYAHVPAGSTVDMAEAVTEVFERFAPGFRDVVVGVRSIPAARLSDHNANLVGGDIGVGANNMVSALTGPALRWNPWTTPVPKAYLCSSATPPGGGVHGMAGFYAARTVLRREFGIKTLPSLAPRPQ, from the coding sequence GTGGAATTGACCGTCGTCGGGAGTGGACCCAACGGACTGGCCGCGGCCGTGATCTGCGCGCGAGCAGGGCTGTCGGTGCGGGTGATCGAAGCGCAGGCCACACCCGGTGGGGGCGCACGGACGCTGCCCGATCCGGAGTTCGGCGGTGTGACGCACGACATCTGCTCGGCGGTGCACCCGCTGGCGCTGGCGTCACCGTTCTTCTCCGAGTTCGACCTGCGTGCCCGCGGGGTGACACTGGCGGTGCCGGAGGTGTCCTATGGCAATCCGCTGCTCGGCCGCCCGGCGGCCATCGGATACCGCGACATCGAACGCACCTGCGCCGAGCTCGACCACGGGGCGTCCTGGCGGCGGCTGCTCGGGCCGTTGGTCGCCGACTGCGACGGCGTGGTCGGATTGCTGCTGGGCGACAAGCGGTCGATCCCGCCGAGTCTGCCCGCCGCCGTGCGGGTCGCTCCCCGGCTGTTGGCCCAGGGCACCCCGGCCTGGGGCACGCTGGTCGGCGAGGATGCCCGCGCTTTGTTCACCGGCGTTGCGGCACATACGATTTCGAGGATGCCATCGCTCGTATCGGCCGGCGCCGGACTGATGTTGGCGACCCTGGGCCATGCGGTCGGATGGCCGATCCCGGTAGGGGGCTCGCAGGCGGTCCCGGACGCGCTGATCGCGGATCTGCGCGCCCACGGCGGGGAACTGATCCTCGGCGAGACGGTGACGAGTCCGCCTGCGGGCGTGGTGCTCTACGACACCGCGCCGACGGCCCTACTAGACATCTACGGCGACCGGTTGCCCGAGCGCTACGCGAAAACGTTGCGGCGCTACCGATATGGGCCCGGTGTGGCGAAGGTCGACTTCGTACTCTCCGGCGAGATCCCTTGGCGGGACGCACGTCTGGCCGATACGCCGACACTGCACCTGGGTGGTGATCGCGCCACGATGGCCTTGGCGGAGAAGGAAATCGCCGCGGGTAGGCATCCTCAGTGGCCGATGGTGCTGGCCTCGCTGCCTCATCTGGCTGATCCGGGCCGCATCGACGCGCAGGGCCGCCGGCCCCTGTGGACCTATGCCCATGTGCCTGCCGGCTCGACGGTCGACATGGCCGAGGCCGTCACCGAGGTGTTCGAGAGGTTCGCCCCCGGCTTCCGGGACGTGGTGGTCGGCGTGCGCAGCATCCCGGCGGCGCGGTTGTCCGACCACAATGCCAACCTGGTGGGCGGGGACATCGGCGTCGGCGCCAACAACATGGTCAGCGCCCTGACCGGACCCGCGCTGCGGTGGAACCCGTGGACGACGCCGGTACCGAAGGCGTATCTGTGTTCGTCGGCCACCCCGCCCGGCGGCGGCGTGCACGGAATGGCCGGTTTCTACGCCGCCCGCACCGTGTTGCGGCGGGAGTTCGGCATCAAGACTCTGCCGTCGCTGGCCCCGCGGCCCCAGTGA
- the serA gene encoding phosphoglycerate dehydrogenase: protein MSLPVVLIADKLAQSTVEALGDQVEVRWVDGPDREKLLAAVADADALLVRSATTVDAEVLAAAPKLKIVARAGVGLDNVDVDAATARGVLVVNAPTSNIHSAAEHAVALLLSTARQIPAADATLRQRTWKRSAFSGTEIFGKTVGVVGLGRIGQLVAQRLAAFGAHITAYDPYVSHARAAQLGIELLPLDELLSRADFISVHLPKTKETAGLIGKEALAGTKPGVIIVNAARGGLIDEAALAEAIASGHVRGAGLDVFATEPCTDSPLFDLPQVVVTPHLGASTAEAQDRAGTDVAVSVKLALAGEFVPDAVNVGGGAVGEEVAPWLDLVRKLGLLVGALSTELPTNLCVQVRGELASEDVGVLRLSALRGLFSAVIEDLDDGSGSASRVTFVNAPALAAERGVEASIDTESESPNHRSVVDVRGVAADGSTVNVSGTLSGPQLVEKIVQINGRNFDLRAEGVNLIINYDDQPGALGKIGTLLGGAAVNILAAQLSQDADGSGATIMLRLDREVPEDVLAAIGRDVDAVTLEVVDLT, encoded by the coding sequence GTGAGTCTTCCTGTGGTACTGATCGCCGACAAGCTGGCCCAATCGACCGTGGAGGCCCTGGGCGACCAGGTCGAGGTCCGCTGGGTCGACGGACCGGACCGGGAGAAGCTGCTGGCCGCGGTGGCCGACGCCGACGCGCTGCTGGTGCGCTCGGCCACGACCGTCGACGCCGAGGTCCTCGCCGCGGCCCCGAAACTCAAGATCGTCGCCCGCGCGGGCGTGGGCCTGGACAACGTCGACGTCGACGCCGCGACCGCCCGCGGTGTGCTGGTCGTCAACGCGCCGACGTCCAACATCCACAGCGCCGCCGAGCATGCCGTGGCCCTGCTGCTGTCGACCGCTCGCCAGATCCCCGCCGCCGATGCGACGTTGCGCCAGCGCACGTGGAAACGCTCGGCATTCTCGGGAACCGAGATCTTCGGCAAGACCGTGGGCGTGGTCGGTCTGGGCCGCATCGGGCAGCTGGTAGCCCAGCGGCTCGCCGCATTCGGTGCGCACATCACCGCCTATGACCCGTATGTGTCCCACGCGCGCGCCGCGCAACTCGGCATCGAGCTGCTGCCGCTCGACGAGTTGCTCAGCCGCGCCGATTTCATCTCCGTGCACCTGCCCAAGACCAAGGAGACGGCCGGCCTGATCGGCAAGGAGGCGCTGGCCGGCACCAAGCCGGGTGTGATCATCGTCAACGCGGCCCGCGGCGGGTTGATCGACGAGGCTGCCCTGGCCGAGGCGATCGCCAGCGGCCACGTCCGCGGTGCCGGACTGGACGTGTTCGCCACCGAACCGTGCACCGACAGCCCGCTGTTCGATCTGCCGCAGGTCGTCGTCACGCCGCATCTGGGCGCGTCGACCGCCGAGGCGCAGGATCGCGCCGGCACCGATGTGGCGGTCAGCGTGAAGCTGGCCCTGGCCGGTGAGTTCGTCCCGGATGCGGTCAACGTCGGCGGCGGCGCCGTCGGCGAGGAGGTCGCCCCGTGGCTGGACCTGGTCCGCAAGCTCGGGTTGCTCGTCGGGGCCTTGTCGACGGAGCTGCCCACCAACCTGTGCGTGCAGGTGCGCGGCGAGCTGGCCTCCGAGGACGTCGGGGTGCTCCGGCTTTCGGCGTTGCGCGGCCTGTTCTCAGCGGTCATCGAGGACCTCGACGACGGCTCCGGCTCCGCGTCGCGTGTCACGTTCGTCAACGCCCCGGCACTGGCCGCCGAGCGCGGCGTCGAGGCCTCGATCGACACCGAGTCCGAGAGCCCCAACCACCGCAGCGTCGTCGACGTCCGCGGGGTGGCCGCCGACGGTTCCACGGTCAACGTCTCGGGCACGTTGTCGGGCCCCCAGCTGGTGGAGAAGATCGTCCAGATCAACGGTCGCAATTTCGATCTGCGTGCCGAGGGCGTCAACCTGATCATCAACTACGACGATCAGCCCGGCGCGCTGGGCAAGATCGGCACCCTGCTCGGCGGCGCCGCGGTGAACATTCTGGCCGCGCAGCTGAGCCAGGACGCCGACGGCAGCGGTGCGACGATCATGCTGCGACTCGACCGTGAAGTGCCCGAGGACGTCCTCGCTGCCATCGGCCGCGACGTGGACGCCGTGACGCTGGAAGTGGTGGACCTGACATGA
- a CDS encoding 3-isopropylmalate dehydrogenase produces MKLAVIAGDGIGPEVIGEALKVLDAVLPGVEKTEYDLGARQYHKTGEVLPDSVLEELKGHDAILLGAIGDPSVPSGLLERGLLLRIRFELDHHINLRPGRLYPGVQSPLAGDPEIDFVVVREGTEGPYTGNGGAIRVGTPHEIATEVSVNTAYGVRRVVQDAFKRAYQRRKHLTLVHKNNVLTNAGSLWWRTVQAVAAEFPEVEVAYQHVDAATIHMVTDPGRFDVIVTDNLFGDIITDLAAAVCGGIGLAASGNIDATLTNPSMFEPVHGSAPDIAGQGIADPTAAIMSVSLLLAHMAEIDAATRVDRAVAEHLATRGDEKLSTTEVGDRILGKL; encoded by the coding sequence ATCAAACTGGCCGTGATCGCCGGTGACGGCATCGGACCGGAGGTGATCGGCGAGGCGCTCAAGGTGCTTGACGCCGTGCTGCCCGGAGTGGAGAAGACCGAATACGACCTCGGCGCACGGCAGTACCACAAGACCGGTGAGGTGCTGCCGGACTCCGTGCTCGAGGAGCTGAAGGGTCACGACGCGATCCTGCTGGGCGCGATCGGGGATCCCTCGGTGCCCAGCGGACTGCTGGAGCGCGGTCTGCTGCTGCGCATCCGGTTCGAACTCGACCACCACATCAATCTGCGGCCCGGCCGGCTCTACCCCGGTGTGCAGAGTCCGCTCGCCGGCGACCCGGAGATCGATTTCGTCGTCGTGCGTGAGGGCACCGAAGGGCCCTACACGGGCAACGGCGGCGCGATCCGGGTGGGCACGCCGCACGAAATCGCCACCGAGGTCAGCGTGAACACCGCCTACGGGGTGCGCCGGGTGGTTCAGGACGCGTTCAAGCGCGCCTACCAACGGCGTAAGCACCTGACCTTGGTGCACAAGAACAACGTGCTGACCAACGCCGGCTCACTGTGGTGGCGCACGGTGCAGGCGGTCGCCGCCGAGTTCCCGGAGGTCGAGGTCGCCTATCAGCACGTCGACGCCGCGACCATCCACATGGTCACCGATCCCGGCCGCTTCGACGTGATCGTCACCGACAATCTGTTCGGCGACATCATCACCGACCTCGCCGCCGCGGTCTGCGGTGGTATCGGGCTGGCCGCCAGCGGCAACATCGATGCCACGCTGACCAATCCGTCGATGTTCGAGCCGGTGCACGGCAGCGCGCCCGATATCGCGGGGCAGGGGATCGCCGATCCGACGGCGGCCATCATGTCGGTGTCGCTGCTGCTGGCCCACATGGCCGAGATCGATGCCGCGACGCGGGTCGACCGGGCGGTCGCCGAACACCTGGCCACCCGGGGAGACGAGAAGCTGTCGACTACCGAGGTCGGCGACCGGATCCTCGGAAAGCTGTAG
- a CDS encoding fumarylacetoacetate hydrolase family protein has translation MRLGRIASPDGVAFVSIEGPPDDPAAAVAREIAEHPFGTPTFTGRQWPLADVRLLAPILASKVVAMGKNYAAHIEEMGGGTFEDPIIFLKPNTAIIGPYTPIQLPADANPVHFEGELAVVIGRPCKDVPASRAAENILGYTIANDVSARDQQSKDGQWTRAKGHDTFCPVGPWIETDLDPSDLEIRTEVNGEVKQRSRTSLMIHDVGAIIEWVSAVMTLLPGDLILTGTPEGVGPLEHGDVVSITVEGIGTLTNPVVRKGRS, from the coding sequence ATGCGTCTCGGACGAATTGCCAGCCCCGACGGTGTCGCCTTCGTCTCTATCGAGGGTCCGCCCGACGACCCGGCCGCGGCGGTGGCCCGAGAGATCGCCGAGCATCCCTTCGGTACGCCCACCTTCACCGGCAGGCAGTGGCCGCTGGCCGATGTGCGACTCCTCGCACCTATCCTGGCCAGCAAGGTCGTGGCGATGGGCAAGAACTACGCCGCGCACATCGAGGAGATGGGCGGGGGCACCTTCGAGGACCCGATCATCTTCCTCAAGCCGAACACGGCGATCATCGGGCCCTATACGCCGATCCAACTTCCCGCCGACGCCAACCCGGTGCACTTCGAAGGCGAACTGGCCGTGGTGATCGGCCGGCCCTGCAAGGACGTTCCGGCCTCGCGCGCCGCCGAGAACATCCTGGGCTACACGATCGCCAACGATGTGTCGGCGCGGGATCAGCAGAGCAAGGACGGCCAGTGGACGCGTGCCAAGGGCCACGACACCTTCTGCCCGGTGGGACCGTGGATCGAAACAGACCTCGACCCCTCCGACCTCGAAATCCGCACGGAGGTCAACGGCGAAGTCAAACAACGGAGCCGGACGTCGTTGATGATCCACGACGTCGGCGCGATCATCGAGTGGGTCTCGGCGGTGATGACCTTGCTGCCCGGTGATCTCATCTTGACCGGAACCCCGGAAGGGGTGGGCCCGCTGGAGCACGGTGACGTCGTCAGCATCACTGTCGAAGGGATCGGGACCCTCACCAATCCTGTTGTCAGAAAAGGAAGATCGTGA
- the gltX gene encoding glutamate--tRNA ligase: MTTSNAVRVRFCPSPTGTPHVGLIRTALFNWAYARHTGGAFVFRIEDTDAARDSEDSYVALLDALRWLGMDWDEGPEVGGPHAPYRQSQRREIYLDVIERLLAAGEAYEAYSTAEEVEARHIAAGRNPKLGYDNYDRELTEEQRAAFRAEGRRPVVRLRMPDTELTWNDLVRGETTFPAGSVPDFALTRASGDPLYTLVNPVDDALMKITHVLRGEDLLPSTPRQLALYAALIRIGVTDMTPQFAHLPPVLGEGNKKLSKRDPQSNLFLHRDRGFIPEGLLNYLALLGWSIAGDRDIFSLDEMVAAFDVADVNSNPARFDQKKAEALNAEHIRMLDEAEFIRRLGEYFAAHGYRTGLDEVGFAEAARLVQTRIVVLGDAWDLLKFLDDASFALDDKSAAKELKAEAVPVLDAAVQALQGIATWDAAAIEAALKSALIEALELKPRKAFGPVRVAATGSSVSPPLFESLELLGRDRSLARLQAGRDHAAAAATAVP; encoded by the coding sequence GTGACGACCTCGAATGCGGTACGTGTCAGATTCTGCCCGTCGCCGACCGGGACGCCCCACGTCGGCCTGATCCGTACCGCGCTGTTCAACTGGGCCTACGCCCGGCACACCGGCGGCGCGTTCGTCTTCCGCATCGAGGACACCGACGCCGCCCGCGACAGTGAGGACAGCTATGTTGCGCTGCTGGACGCACTGCGGTGGCTGGGAATGGACTGGGACGAAGGTCCCGAGGTCGGCGGTCCGCACGCCCCGTACCGCCAGTCGCAGCGCCGCGAGATCTATCTCGACGTGATCGAGCGCCTGCTCGCCGCCGGCGAAGCCTACGAGGCCTACTCGACCGCCGAGGAGGTCGAGGCCCGCCATATCGCCGCCGGGCGCAACCCCAAACTCGGATACGACAACTACGACCGCGAGCTGACCGAGGAGCAGCGCGCGGCGTTCCGCGCCGAGGGCCGCCGGCCGGTCGTCCGGCTGCGCATGCCCGACACGGAACTGACCTGGAACGACCTCGTCCGCGGCGAGACCACGTTCCCCGCGGGGTCGGTGCCGGATTTCGCGCTCACGCGAGCCAGCGGAGACCCGTTGTACACCTTGGTCAATCCGGTCGACGACGCGTTGATGAAAATCACACACGTGCTCCGTGGCGAGGACCTCCTGCCGTCCACTCCCCGGCAGCTCGCGCTCTACGCCGCGCTGATCCGCATCGGTGTGACCGATATGACACCGCAATTCGCCCATCTTCCTCCGGTCCTCGGCGAGGGCAACAAGAAGCTGTCCAAACGCGACCCGCAATCCAATCTGTTCCTGCACCGGGACCGTGGGTTCATCCCCGAGGGCCTGCTCAATTACCTTGCCCTGCTGGGCTGGTCGATCGCCGGTGACCGCGACATCTTCAGCCTGGACGAGATGGTCGCCGCGTTCGACGTCGCCGACGTGAACTCCAATCCGGCGCGGTTCGACCAGAAGAAGGCCGAAGCGCTCAACGCCGAGCACATCCGGATGCTCGACGAGGCCGAGTTCATCCGCCGGCTCGGGGAGTACTTCGCCGCTCACGGCTACCGCACCGGTCTGGACGAGGTCGGCTTCGCCGAGGCGGCCCGGCTGGTGCAGACCCGGATCGTCGTGCTCGGCGACGCCTGGGATCTGTTGAAGTTCCTCGACGACGCCTCGTTCGCACTCGACGACAAATCGGCGGCCAAGGAACTCAAGGCCGAGGCGGTGCCGGTACTCGACGCCGCGGTGCAAGCACTTCAGGGCATCGCGACGTGGGACGCGGCGGCCATCGAGGCGGCGCTGAAGTCCGCGCTGATCGAAGCGCTCGAGCTCAAACCGCGCAAGGCCTTCGGTCCGGTCCGGGTGGCCGCGACGGGCTCGTCGGTGAGCCCGCCGCTGTTCGAGTCGCTGGAGCTTCTCGGCCGCGACCGCAGCTTGGCGCGGTTGCAGGCCGGCCGGGATCACGCCGCGGCGGCCGCGACGGCGGTGCCGTGA
- a CDS encoding IclR family transcriptional regulator, which translates to MRQNSGIGVLDKAVTVLHAVAESPCGLADLCERTDLPRATAHRLAVGLETHRLLARDGDGQWRLGPALTELAGHVNDPLLTAGAVVLPRLRELTGESVQLYRREGTARICIAALEPPAGLRDTVPVGTRLPMTAGSGAKVLLAFADAATQQAVLPSAMFTDRTLAEVRKRGWAQSAAEREPGVASVSAPVRDGRGAVIAAVSVSGPIDRMGRRPGARWAADLVAAADALTRRL; encoded by the coding sequence GTGAGACAGAATAGCGGTATCGGCGTGCTGGACAAAGCGGTCACCGTGCTTCACGCGGTAGCCGAGTCCCCCTGCGGTCTCGCCGATCTCTGCGAGCGCACCGACCTACCGCGGGCGACTGCGCACCGGCTCGCCGTCGGATTGGAAACCCACCGGCTCCTCGCACGCGACGGCGACGGACAATGGCGTCTCGGTCCGGCACTGACCGAACTCGCCGGGCATGTCAACGATCCGCTGCTGACCGCCGGTGCTGTGGTGCTGCCCCGGCTGCGCGAATTGACCGGGGAGAGTGTGCAGCTCTACCGGCGGGAGGGTACCGCCCGCATCTGTATCGCGGCCCTGGAGCCGCCCGCCGGTCTACGTGACACCGTTCCCGTCGGCACCCGACTGCCCATGACGGCGGGTTCGGGAGCCAAGGTGCTGCTCGCCTTCGCAGATGCGGCCACCCAGCAGGCGGTGCTGCCGTCGGCCATGTTCACCGACCGGACCCTGGCCGAGGTGCGCAAGCGGGGCTGGGCCCAGAGCGCCGCCGAACGCGAGCCCGGTGTGGCCAGCGTCTCGGCTCCGGTGCGCGACGGCCGGGGTGCGGTCATCGCCGCCGTCTCGGTCTCCGGGCCCATCGACCGGATGGGCCGCCGGCCCGGGGCGCGCTGGGCGGCCGATCTGGTCGCCGCGGCCGATGCGCTGACCCGGCGGCTGTAG
- the leuC gene encoding 3-isopropylmalate dehydratase large subunit produces the protein MAIANQPRTLAEKVWSDHVVVPGTGEGAARQPDLIYIDLHILHEVTSPQAFDGLRLAGRPVRRPDLTIATEDHNVPTVDIDKPIADPVSRTQVETLRRNCADFGIRLHPMGDVEQGIVHIIGPQLGLTQPGMTVVCGDSHTSTHGAFGALAMGIGTSEVEHVLATQTLPLRPFKTMAVNVDGELPPGVSAKDIILAVIAKIGTGGGQGHVIEYRGSAIESLSMEGRMTVCNMSIEAGARAGMIAPDEKTFEFLRGRPHAPAGAQWDAAVEAWSQLRTDEGAQFDTEIYIDASTLSPFVTWGTNPGQGVPLSGSVPDPEMIFDEGERLAAEKALAYMDLRPGTPLREIPVDTVFVGSCTNGRIEDLRVVADVLRGRKVADDVRMLVVPGSMRVRAQAEAEGLGEIFTAAGAEWRQAGCSMCLGMNPDQLAPGERCASTSNRNFEGRQGKGGRTHLVSPAVAAATAVRGTLSSPADLAADSAH, from the coding sequence ATGGCCATCGCGAACCAGCCCCGCACGCTCGCCGAGAAGGTGTGGAGCGATCACGTCGTCGTTCCGGGCACCGGTGAGGGTGCCGCGCGTCAGCCGGACCTCATCTACATCGATCTGCATATCCTCCACGAGGTCACCAGCCCGCAGGCCTTCGACGGCTTGCGGCTGGCCGGACGCCCGGTGCGCCGGCCCGATCTAACGATCGCCACCGAGGACCACAACGTGCCGACCGTCGACATCGACAAGCCGATCGCCGACCCGGTCTCACGCACCCAGGTCGAGACTCTCCGGCGGAACTGTGCGGATTTCGGCATCAGACTCCACCCGATGGGAGATGTCGAGCAGGGCATCGTGCACATCATCGGGCCGCAGTTGGGTCTGACCCAGCCGGGCATGACCGTGGTCTGTGGTGACAGCCACACCTCGACGCACGGTGCGTTCGGCGCTCTGGCGATGGGGATCGGAACCTCTGAGGTCGAACATGTGCTTGCCACCCAGACGCTTCCGCTGCGGCCGTTCAAGACCATGGCGGTCAATGTCGACGGCGAACTCCCGCCCGGAGTCAGCGCCAAGGACATCATCCTCGCCGTCATCGCAAAGATCGGCACCGGCGGCGGTCAGGGTCACGTGATCGAATACCGGGGCAGCGCCATCGAATCGCTGTCCATGGAAGGCCGGATGACGGTCTGCAACATGAGCATCGAGGCGGGCGCCAGGGCGGGCATGATCGCCCCCGACGAGAAGACGTTCGAATTCCTGCGTGGCCGTCCGCATGCTCCTGCGGGGGCTCAGTGGGACGCCGCGGTCGAGGCGTGGAGCCAGCTGCGCACCGACGAGGGCGCCCAGTTCGACACCGAGATCTACATCGACGCCTCGACGCTGAGCCCCTTCGTGACGTGGGGCACCAATCCCGGCCAGGGTGTCCCACTGAGCGGATCGGTCCCAGACCCCGAGATGATCTTCGACGAGGGGGAGCGCCTGGCCGCCGAAAAGGCGTTGGCTTACATGGACCTTCGTCCGGGTACTCCGCTGCGTGAAATCCCGGTCGACACGGTGTTCGTCGGATCGTGCACGAACGGCCGGATCGAGGATCTGCGCGTGGTCGCCGACGTGCTGCGCGGCCGGAAGGTGGCCGACGACGTCCGGATGCTGGTCGTTCCCGGTTCGATGCGGGTGCGCGCCCAGGCCGAAGCCGAGGGCCTGGGTGAGATCTTCACTGCCGCAGGGGCCGAATGGCGCCAGGCGGGATGCTCGATGTGCCTCGGGATGAACCCGGATCAACTCGCCCCGGGGGAGCGATGCGCATCGACCTCGAACCGGAATTTCGAGGGGCGGCAGGGCAAGGGCGGACGAACGCATCTCGTCTCGCCCGCGGTGGCCGCCGCGACCGCGGTGCGCGGCACGCTGTCTTCCCCCGCCGACCTGGCCGCCGATTCGGCCCACTGA
- the leuD gene encoding 3-isopropylmalate dehydratase small subunit: MEAFRTHTGIGVPLRRSNVDTDQIIPAVYLKRVTRTGFEDGLFAAWRTDPSFVLNSPPFDRGSVLVAGPDFGTGSSREHAVWALMDFGFRVVISSRFADIFRGNAGKAGLLAAEVAQDDVELLWKLIEQHPGTEITVNLQDRTITAATMMVPFNIDDYTAWRLLEGLDDIGLTLRKLDEIENFERRRPEWKPSTLPA; this comes from the coding sequence ATGGAAGCTTTCCGCACCCACACCGGGATCGGCGTTCCGCTGCGCCGCTCGAACGTCGACACCGACCAGATCATCCCCGCGGTCTATTTGAAGCGGGTGACCCGAACGGGATTCGAGGACGGTCTTTTCGCGGCCTGGCGCACCGACCCGTCCTTCGTCTTGAATTCACCGCCGTTCGACAGGGGCTCGGTTCTGGTCGCCGGACCGGATTTCGGCACCGGGTCGTCACGCGAACATGCGGTCTGGGCGCTGATGGACTTCGGATTCCGGGTAGTCATCTCATCCCGATTCGCCGATATTTTCCGGGGCAACGCCGGCAAGGCCGGTCTACTGGCGGCGGAAGTGGCGCAGGATGACGTCGAATTGTTGTGGAAGCTCATAGAGCAGCATCCCGGGACGGAAATCACTGTCAATCTTCAAGATCGGACCATCACCGCCGCAACCATGATGGTGCCGTTCAACATTGACGATTACACCGCTTGGCGGCTACTCGAGGGACTCGACGATATAGGCCTTACGCTGCGCAAACTCGACGAAATCGAGAATTTTGAGCGACGCAGGCCGGAGTGGAAACCCTCCACACTTCCGGCGTGA